A DNA window from Ahaetulla prasina isolate Xishuangbanna chromosome 7, ASM2864084v1, whole genome shotgun sequence contains the following coding sequences:
- the IFT27 gene encoding intraflagellar transport protein 27 homolog, giving the protein MVKLAAKCIVAGDSTVGKTALVQMFCNDGAHFQKNYTLTVGVELLVKTVPIPGTNDSVELFLFDSAGKELFSEILDKLWEQPNALCLVYDVTNEQSFNNSAKWLERLRIQTTGIRIPGVLVGNKIDLSDRRVVERKQAQQWAEANGLEYCEISVKEMENFEAPFHIVANSFHQLYKEKVEIFHSLV; this is encoded by the exons ATGGTGAAACTGGCTGCCAAATGCATCGTGGCGG GTGATTCAACTGTGGGGAAGACTGCTTTGGTCCAGATGTTCTGTAATGATGGGGCTCATTTTCAGAAAAACTATACCCTG ACAGTAGGAGTGGAACTATTGGTGAAGACAGTACCTATTCCAGGAACAAATGATAGCGTG GAACTTTTCCTCTTTGATTCAGCAGGCAAAGAACTCTTTTCTGAAATACTAGATAAATTG TGGGAACAGCCCAATGCCCTGTGCCTTGTGTACGATGTCACCAATGAGCAATCTTTCAATAACTCTGCTAAGTGGCTAGAAAGGCTGAGAATCCAAACAACAGGCATTCGTATTCCAG gtgTCCTGGTGGGCAATAAGATTGATTTAAGTGATAGGAGAGTTGTAGAGCGCAAACAAGCACAACAGTGGGCAGAAGCAAATGGCCTGGAATACTGTGAAATATCAGTA AAAGAGATGGAAAATTTTGAAGCTCCTTTTCACATTGTGGCAAATTCTTTCCACCAATTGTACAAAGAGAAAGTAGAAATTTTTCATTCATTGGTATGA